One Rhodothermales bacterium genomic window carries:
- a CDS encoding HAD-IA family hydrolase: MRSKSDRADLAASPPRFVYFDLDDTLLDHSAAEREALRDVALELLGLGNDSPIIEQLQHAYHDRNRDLWADYAARRITKDELRRKRFEHIADTFATAATWTELDSFYMNRYADHWRPVDGALSLFEWVADRYPVGIITNGFASTQHAKLDRFPMIREVSRAVIISEEVGHLKPDRRLFLHAEQAAGERGDSILYVGDSLRSDVEGALAAGWRAAWFTEREVPVGLAANVFAFRKWREFQQYLAG; encoded by the coding sequence ATGAGAAGCAAATCTGACCGTGCGGACCTTGCCGCGTCGCCTCCGCGGTTTGTGTACTTCGATCTCGACGACACCCTCCTTGATCACAGTGCTGCGGAGCGCGAAGCGTTGCGTGACGTGGCGCTTGAACTTCTCGGCCTTGGGAACGACTCGCCGATCATCGAACAACTGCAGCACGCGTACCACGATCGAAACCGGGACCTGTGGGCAGACTATGCAGCACGTCGTATCACCAAGGACGAACTTCGCCGCAAGAGGTTTGAGCATATCGCAGACACCTTTGCCACCGCGGCAACGTGGACTGAGCTCGACTCGTTCTACATGAATCGATATGCAGATCACTGGCGACCTGTCGATGGCGCACTCTCGCTATTTGAATGGGTCGCTGACCGGTACCCGGTGGGAATCATCACGAACGGATTCGCGAGCACGCAGCACGCCAAGCTGGATCGATTCCCCATGATCCGAGAGGTGTCGAGGGCTGTGATCATCAGCGAGGAGGTCGGGCATCTCAAACCGGACCGCCGGCTGTTTCTCCATGCCGAACAGGCTGCGGGCGAGCGGGGCGATTCGATCTTGTATGTTGGAGACTCCTTGCGGTCTGACGTCGAAGGCGCACTTGCGGCGGGCTGGAGGGCTGCCTGGTTTACGGAGAGGGAGGTACCCGTCGGACTGGCTGCGAACGTGTTCGCGTTCCGGAAATGGCGGGAATTCCAGCAGTATCTGGCGGGCTGA
- a CDS encoding GNAT family N-acetyltransferase: MVTIKPVQSKADLRRFISFQYDHYRGDRCWIPPLRLDVKHTLDHGKNPFFDHGKLQAFLAEDGDGKILGRIAAIVNGMHLKKYDDGVGFFGFFESVEDHAVADKLFQTAGSWLRDQGLKAMRGPANPSLNDVAGLLVSGFDRRPAVMMPYNKPYYADFLSRSSFERAMTMWAFFVHEKYAAFDKLWRGRDIVLKRQPGLRLRSIDMSRFDQEAATILDIYNEAWSKNWGHVPMTDREFAKVAKEMKQVLDPDLILIVEDDGEPIGFAISLPDMNQALRHVKDGRLFPTGLLRLLAHSKMGSISSIRMLLMGVRLKYQGRGIDSLLIANSIENGQKRGYDSAEMSWVLDSNQRLINNLEAIGGVRDKEYALYEKQI; encoded by the coding sequence ATCGTGACGATCAAGCCTGTTCAGTCGAAAGCAGATCTTCGCCGTTTCATTTCCTTCCAGTACGATCATTACCGAGGCGATCGATGCTGGATACCACCGCTGAGACTCGACGTCAAACACACTCTGGATCACGGGAAGAATCCGTTCTTCGATCATGGAAAACTGCAGGCCTTCCTTGCCGAGGACGGAGATGGAAAGATACTGGGCCGGATCGCCGCGATCGTGAACGGGATGCATCTCAAGAAGTACGACGACGGAGTCGGCTTCTTCGGGTTCTTCGAATCCGTTGAAGACCATGCAGTCGCGGATAAGCTTTTCCAGACGGCCGGCAGCTGGCTCCGTGACCAGGGCCTGAAGGCCATGCGGGGGCCTGCCAATCCTTCGCTTAATGACGTGGCGGGGCTGCTTGTCAGTGGATTTGATCGGCGACCCGCCGTCATGATGCCCTACAACAAGCCGTACTACGCCGACTTCTTGAGCCGCAGCAGCTTTGAGCGCGCCATGACGATGTGGGCGTTTTTCGTTCACGAGAAATATGCCGCATTCGACAAGCTCTGGCGCGGGCGGGATATCGTGCTCAAGAGGCAACCCGGTCTCCGGCTCAGATCGATCGACATGAGTCGATTCGATCAGGAGGCGGCCACGATCCTGGACATTTACAACGAGGCGTGGTCAAAAAACTGGGGCCACGTACCGATGACGGATCGCGAGTTCGCCAAGGTGGCGAAAGAGATGAAGCAGGTCCTCGATCCCGATCTCATATTGATCGTAGAGGACGACGGCGAGCCGATCGGATTCGCCATCAGTTTGCCGGACATGAACCAGGCGCTCCGGCACGTCAAGGATGGTCGGCTGTTTCCCACGGGCCTTCTGCGGCTGCTCGCTCATTCCAAAATGGGGTCCATCTCCTCGATCCGCATGCTCCTGATGGGTGTCAGGCTCAAGTATCAGGGGCGCGGGATTGACTCTCTTCTGATTGCCAATTCGATCGAGAATGGTCAGAAACGAGGTTACGATTCGGCAGAGATGAGCTGGGTTCTTGATAGCAACCAGCGACTCATCAATAACCTCGAGGCGATCGGCGGCGTCAGGGACAAAGAGTATGCTCTCTATGAGAAGCAAATCTGA